A part of Streptomyces sp. NBC_01497 genomic DNA contains:
- a CDS encoding ATP-dependent DNA helicase — MSSLFDDNFLADLQPPGEEPPPPEDTAPERVPDDLFEGAFHVPAARDAYHRDGAPRTVVDPAALLDGLNTEQRAAVVHTGSPLLIVAGAGSGKTRVLTHRIAHLLATRDVHPGQILAITFTNKAAGEMKERVEQLVGPRAAAMWVMTFHSACVRILRRESKRLGFTSSFSIYDAADSKRLMALVCRDLELDPKRYPPKSFSAKVSNLKNELIDEETFADQVSGGTSQTESGGGFEKTLTEAYRMYQARLREANALDFDDIIMTAVQLFQAFPDVAEHYRRRFRHVLVDEYQDTNIAQYTLVRELVGPSGVDKSTGEAYDPAELCVVGDADQSIYAFRGATIRNILQFEEDYPDATTILLEQNYRSTQTILSAANAVIERNASRRPKNLWTKAGAGAQITGYVADTEHDEAQFVADEVDRLIDASDAKAGDVAIFYRTNAQSRVFEEIFIRVGLPYRVVGGVRFYERKEVRDVLAYLRVLANPEDSVPLRRILNVPKRGIGDRAEAMIDALAQRERITFPQALVRVDEAYGMAARSANAVKRFNTLMEDLRTVVEGGAGPATVLEAILERTGYLAELQSSTDPQDETRIENLQELASVALEFEQAREQAGTAAGAPAGDADGAGAGATADAGAGTTADAGADAGAGTTADAGAGAGTTAGAGAAGDAATGADAGTAAGAGAGAAAGGSVLAQFLEQVALVADSDQIPDEDEDGSGVITLMTLHTAKGLEFPVVFLTGMEDGVFPHMRALGEAKELEEERRLAYVGITRARERLYLTRSSMRSAWGQPSYNPPSRFLEEIPGAHLDWKRTGAQIPAGPVSSSSSGGAFSPLSGGGIGRGGTRSRQKGQITDRPVIALAVGDRVTHDKFGLGTVVAMSGSGSEAQAEIDFGDPKPKRLLLRYAPVEKL; from the coding sequence ATGAGCAGCCTCTTTGACGACAATTTTCTTGCGGACCTCCAGCCTCCCGGCGAAGAGCCTCCGCCGCCCGAGGACACCGCTCCCGAGCGGGTGCCCGACGACCTCTTCGAGGGAGCGTTCCACGTGCCCGCGGCCAGGGATGCGTACCACCGCGACGGTGCCCCCCGCACCGTGGTGGACCCCGCCGCGCTGCTCGACGGTCTGAACACCGAGCAGCGCGCCGCCGTCGTGCACACGGGCTCGCCGCTGCTCATCGTCGCGGGCGCCGGGTCGGGCAAGACCCGCGTCCTCACGCACCGCATCGCCCACCTGCTGGCGACGCGCGACGTGCACCCCGGCCAGATACTGGCCATCACGTTCACCAACAAGGCCGCCGGCGAGATGAAGGAGCGCGTCGAGCAGCTCGTCGGACCGCGTGCCGCGGCCATGTGGGTGATGACGTTCCACAGTGCGTGCGTACGGATCCTGCGGCGCGAATCGAAGAGGCTCGGGTTCACGTCGTCCTTCTCGATCTACGACGCCGCCGACTCGAAGCGGCTCATGGCGCTGGTCTGCCGTGATCTGGAGCTGGATCCGAAGCGCTATCCGCCCAAGTCGTTCTCCGCCAAGGTCTCCAACCTCAAGAACGAGCTCATCGACGAGGAGACCTTCGCGGATCAGGTGTCCGGGGGCACCTCCCAGACGGAGTCCGGGGGAGGTTTCGAGAAGACGCTCACCGAGGCGTACCGGATGTACCAGGCGCGGCTGCGCGAGGCCAATGCCCTGGACTTCGACGACATCATCATGACGGCGGTCCAGCTCTTCCAGGCGTTCCCGGACGTCGCGGAGCACTACCGGCGGCGCTTCCGGCACGTCCTGGTCGACGAGTACCAGGACACGAACATCGCGCAGTACACCCTCGTACGGGAACTGGTGGGCCCGTCGGGCGTCGACAAGTCCACCGGTGAGGCGTACGACCCGGCCGAGCTGTGTGTCGTCGGTGACGCGGACCAGTCGATCTACGCGTTCCGGGGCGCCACGATCCGCAACATCCTCCAGTTCGAGGAGGACTACCCGGACGCGACGACGATCCTGCTGGAGCAGAACTACCGCTCCACGCAGACCATCCTCAGCGCCGCCAACGCCGTCATCGAGCGCAACGCGAGCCGCCGCCCCAAGAACCTGTGGACCAAGGCGGGCGCGGGCGCGCAGATCACCGGCTACGTGGCGGACACCGAGCACGACGAGGCCCAGTTCGTCGCCGACGAGGTCGACCGGCTGATCGACGCGAGTGACGCGAAGGCCGGCGACGTCGCGATCTTCTACCGCACGAACGCGCAGTCGCGTGTCTTCGAAGAGATCTTCATCCGTGTGGGTCTGCCCTACCGGGTCGTCGGCGGCGTCCGCTTCTACGAGCGCAAGGAGGTCCGCGACGTCCTCGCGTACCTGCGCGTCCTCGCGAATCCCGAGGACAGCGTCCCGCTGCGCCGGATCCTCAACGTGCCGAAGCGCGGGATCGGCGACCGTGCCGAGGCGATGATCGACGCGCTGGCGCAGCGCGAGCGGATCACCTTCCCGCAGGCACTCGTGCGCGTGGACGAGGCGTACGGGATGGCGGCCCGCTCGGCGAACGCGGTCAAGCGGTTCAACACGCTGATGGAAGACCTCCGGACGGTCGTCGAGGGCGGCGCGGGTCCCGCGACGGTGCTCGAAGCGATCCTCGAACGGACCGGTTACCTCGCCGAGTTGCAGTCCTCGACGGACCCCCAGGACGAGACGCGCATCGAGAACCTCCAGGAACTCGCCTCAGTGGCGCTGGAGTTCGAGCAGGCGCGCGAACAGGCGGGGACGGCGGCCGGGGCTCCGGCAGGGGACGCGGACGGCGCCGGAGCCGGTGCGACCGCCGACGCCGGTGCCGGAACGACTGCTGACGCCGGTGCCGACGCCGGCGCCGGAACGACCGCTGACGCCGGTGCCGGAGCCGGTACGACGGCTGGTGCTGGTGCTGCCGGCGACGCTGCGACCGGGGCTGATGCGGGCACGGCTGCGGGTGCCGGTGCCGGTGCCGCGGCCGGCGGGAGCGTCCTGGCTCAGTTCCTTGAACAGGTCGCGCTGGTCGCCGACTCCGACCAGATCCCCGACGAGGACGAGGACGGCTCCGGCGTCATCACGCTGATGACGCTGCACACCGCCAAGGGCCTCGAATTCCCCGTCGTCTTCCTGACGGGCATGGAGGACGGCGTCTTCCCGCACATGCGGGCCCTCGGCGAGGCGAAGGAGCTGGAGGAGGAGCGCCGCCTCGCGTACGTGGGGATCACGCGCGCCCGCGAACGGCTGTACCTGACGCGGTCCTCCATGCGCAGCGCGTGGGGCCAGCCGTCGTACAACCCGCCGTCGCGCTTCCTGGAGGAGATTCCGGGAGCGCACCTGGACTGGAAGCGGACCGGCGCGCAGATCCCGGCGGGCCCGGTGTCGTCCTCGTCGTCGGGTGGCGCGTTCTCGCCGCTGTCGGGCGGCGGAATCGGTCGGGGCGGTACGCGATCGCGCCAGAAGGGGCAGATCACCGACCGTCCGGTCATCGCTCTCGCCGTCGGCGACCGGGTCACCCACGACAAGTTCGGACTGGGCACGGTCGTCGCGATGTCGGGCTCGGGCTCCGAGGCGCAGGCCGAGATCGACTTCGGCGATCCGAAGCCGAAGCGGCTGCTGCTGCGCTACGCGCCGGTCGAGAAGCTGTGA
- a CDS encoding MarR family winged helix-turn-helix transcriptional regulator encodes MPDDAARGTRSARPRPAGPAHAEPAGSAAPAEAARVVDLGIVDSLAQLSFVVQSALGKVATDHGLSVIQLRLLGVLRDREPGMQELARHLGLDKSSMTGLVDRAERRGLVRRDPSPHDGRAVQVSLTEEGHILARVLTVEADRRVLALTAGLTEEQCSRLSLLASTLVSGLSAI; translated from the coding sequence ATGCCTGACGACGCCGCACGCGGCACGCGCTCCGCCCGACCGCGCCCGGCCGGACCCGCCCACGCGGAACCGGCGGGGTCAGCGGCACCGGCCGAGGCCGCGCGGGTAGTGGATCTGGGGATCGTGGACAGCCTGGCTCAGCTGTCGTTCGTGGTGCAGAGCGCGTTGGGGAAGGTCGCCACGGACCACGGGCTGTCCGTCATCCAGCTGCGGCTGCTCGGTGTGCTGCGCGACCGCGAGCCCGGAATGCAGGAGCTAGCCAGGCATCTGGGACTGGACAAGTCGAGCATGACCGGTCTGGTGGACCGGGCGGAGCGCCGCGGCCTGGTCCGCCGCGACCCCTCACCCCACGACGGACGCGCGGTGCAGGTGTCGCTGACCGAGGAAGGGCACATCCTGGCCCGCGTACTGACCGTCGAGGCCGACCGGCGGGTCCTCGCTCTGACGGCGGGCCTGACCGAGGAGCAGTGCTCCCGCCTCTCCCTGCTGGCGAGCACGCTCGTCTCCGGTCTCAGCGCGATCTGA
- a CDS encoding FAD-dependent oxidoreductase — MARIADTQVIISGTGAAGLTLALDLARRQVDFLLIDKAPQPFAGSRGKGIQPRSQEVFEDLGVIDRIVASGGVYPVERVYTKEGPVDRPAVVMPEPTPQEPYRIPLLVPQFLTERVLRERLAELGHLPRYGHELVGFDQDTDGVDARIATPDGERTVRAAYLAGADGGSSFVRKNLGIGFPGKTLGVRAIVADVLVEGVTSDAWHRWGQGSPAQVSLCPLRGTDMFQLQAPVPFAIDVDLSADGLTALLRERTGREDVVVRSVSWGSAYTMNARLADSYGRGRVFLTGDAAHCHPPTGGQGLNTSVQDAYNLGWKLAAVLGGAPEFLLETYERERRPIAQEVLGLSERLLEAAKTRATQRGREVSQLDLGYPDSPLTMTDPGRDKGVLAGDRAPDAPVTGAGGLATRLFTLFQGPHWTLLGYDVARAEAPAPRGGLHIHSIGARGDMFDTGGHVRDAYTLSSGQWVLIRPDGYVAAVVATSGLGAVETYLDAVGVRPPLR, encoded by the coding sequence GTGGCGCGCATCGCGGACACCCAGGTGATCATCAGCGGGACAGGGGCCGCAGGGCTGACTCTCGCCCTCGATCTGGCCCGTCGGCAGGTGGACTTCCTGCTGATCGACAAGGCCCCGCAGCCCTTCGCCGGATCGCGCGGCAAGGGGATCCAGCCCCGGAGCCAGGAGGTGTTCGAGGACCTGGGCGTGATCGACCGGATCGTCGCCTCGGGCGGCGTGTATCCCGTCGAGCGCGTCTACACCAAGGAGGGGCCGGTCGACAGGCCGGCCGTCGTGATGCCGGAACCCACGCCGCAGGAGCCGTACCGGATCCCGCTGCTCGTGCCGCAGTTCCTCACCGAGCGCGTGCTGCGCGAGCGGCTGGCCGAGCTCGGCCATCTCCCGCGTTACGGGCACGAACTCGTCGGCTTCGACCAGGACACGGACGGGGTCGACGCGCGGATCGCGACGCCGGACGGTGAGCGGACCGTGCGCGCGGCCTATCTGGCGGGCGCGGACGGCGGATCCAGCTTCGTCCGCAAGAATCTGGGCATCGGGTTCCCGGGCAAGACCCTGGGCGTCCGGGCGATCGTGGCCGACGTGCTGGTCGAAGGCGTGACGTCGGACGCCTGGCACCGCTGGGGCCAGGGGAGTCCGGCGCAGGTGTCGCTGTGCCCGCTCAGGGGCACCGACATGTTCCAGCTCCAGGCCCCCGTGCCCTTCGCCATCGATGTGGACCTCTCGGCCGACGGGCTCACCGCGCTGCTCCGGGAACGCACGGGCCGGGAGGACGTCGTGGTCCGCTCCGTGTCCTGGGGGTCCGCGTACACGATGAACGCGCGGCTGGCCGACTCGTACGGGCGCGGGCGCGTGTTCCTGACCGGGGACGCGGCGCACTGCCATCCGCCGACCGGCGGGCAGGGGCTGAACACCAGTGTCCAGGACGCCTACAACCTCGGCTGGAAACTGGCAGCCGTCCTCGGCGGCGCCCCCGAGTTCTTGCTGGAGACCTACGAGAGGGAGCGCCGGCCGATAGCCCAAGAGGTTCTCGGCCTGTCCGAGAGGCTGCTCGAAGCGGCCAAGACCCGGGCCACGCAGCGGGGGCGCGAGGTGAGCCAGCTCGACCTCGGTTATCCGGACTCCCCCTTGACGATGACCGATCCCGGCCGCGACAAGGGCGTCCTGGCCGGCGATCGCGCGCCCGATGCCCCGGTGACCGGTGCGGGCGGGCTCGCCACCCGGTTGTTCACATTGTTCCAGGGGCCGCACTGGACCCTGCTCGGTTACGACGTCGCCCGTGCAGAGGCCCCCGCGCCGCGCGGCGGCCTCCACATCCACAGCATCGGCGCGCGGGGCGACATGTTCGACACCGGCGGCCACGTCCGGGACGCGTACACGCTGTCGTCCGGCCAGTGGGTGCTGATACGCCCGGACGGGTACGTCGCGGCCGTGGTCGCCACCTCCGGCCTCGGTGCCGTGGAGACCTACCTCGACGCGGTCGGCGTCCGGCCGCCCCTGCGGTGA
- a CDS encoding C40 family peptidase: MTSHRKPRGSTLVRAGSPAVGITTAALASVTLLGTSSGTATAAGSATTSTTKASTVSATTASPKPGPSIEKVRQQVDDLYRQAGSATEDYDQAKESTGRQRTALDSLLDDIAQRADQVNESRSRLGMYATAQYRQGAVSPTAALIFADSPQSYFDETQLMNRMSDRQNGALADFQSQQAAAAKKRVQAAKQLQSLTASQAELQASKQEIQQKLGDAQALLSKLTAREKARLAALEKKKEAEARAKAQAKAQQEAQAQAAARKEQQARDQQKPSTGTAKPPASTSPSSGSTSQADQALAFARAQIGKPYVWGATGPSSYDCSGLTQAAWRAAGVDLPRTTYDQVNAGTRVATADLRPGDLVFFFSDISHVGMYIGGGMMIHAPKPGAKVREESIYTMPIYGAVRPA; this comes from the coding sequence ATGACCTCGCACCGTAAGCCGCGCGGCAGCACCCTCGTCCGCGCCGGCTCCCCCGCCGTCGGTATCACCACCGCGGCGCTCGCGTCCGTCACGCTCCTCGGGACCAGTTCCGGTACCGCGACGGCCGCCGGCTCTGCGACGACGTCCACAACCAAGGCGTCGACGGTCTCCGCCACCACCGCGAGCCCGAAGCCGGGGCCGTCGATCGAAAAGGTGCGGCAGCAGGTCGACGACCTGTACCGCCAAGCCGGCTCGGCCACCGAGGACTACGACCAGGCCAAGGAGTCGACGGGCAGGCAACGGACGGCACTGGACTCCCTGCTGGACGACATCGCGCAGCGTGCGGACCAGGTGAACGAGTCCAGATCCAGGCTCGGCATGTACGCCACGGCGCAGTACCGGCAGGGCGCGGTCTCCCCGACCGCGGCACTGATCTTCGCGGACAGCCCGCAGTCGTATTTCGACGAGACGCAGCTGATGAACCGCATGAGCGACCGGCAGAACGGCGCCCTCGCCGACTTCCAGAGCCAGCAGGCCGCAGCGGCGAAGAAGCGCGTGCAGGCGGCGAAGCAACTGCAGTCACTGACGGCGTCCCAGGCCGAACTGCAGGCGAGCAAGCAGGAGATCCAGCAGAAGCTGGGCGACGCGCAGGCACTCCTGTCGAAACTGACGGCGCGGGAGAAGGCTCGGCTCGCCGCGCTGGAGAAGAAGAAGGAGGCCGAGGCTCGGGCGAAGGCACAGGCAAAAGCCCAGCAGGAGGCGCAAGCCCAGGCGGCGGCGCGCAAGGAGCAGCAGGCGCGCGACCAGCAGAAGCCGTCCACCGGCACCGCCAAGCCGCCGGCGAGCACGTCCCCTTCCTCCGGTTCCACTTCCCAGGCCGACCAGGCGCTCGCGTTCGCGCGGGCGCAGATCGGCAAGCCGTACGTGTGGGGAGCAACGGGCCCCAGTTCGTACGACTGCTCCGGTCTGACACAGGCGGCCTGGCGTGCGGCGGGCGTCGACCTGCCCCGCACCACGTACGACCAGGTGAACGCGGGCACGCGCGTCGCCACCGCCGATCTGCGCCCCGGCGATCTCGTCTTCTTCTTCTCCGACATCAGCCATGTCGGCATGTACATAGGCGGCGGCATGATGATCCACGCCCCGAAGCCGGGTGCGAAAGTGCGGGAAGAGTCGATCTACACGATGCCGATCTACGGCGCGGTCCGCCCGGCCTGA
- a CDS encoding cytidine deaminase family protein encodes MDEQRHPVDHELVEAAALVARTRSHGDNHTMAAAARTREGRIVTGVNVYHFTGGPCAELVAIGAAATQGSYELDTMVAVGDRDRGVVPPCGRCRQVLLDYFPDLRVIVGTGDGLRAVPVRELLPESYVWADHQMDGDG; translated from the coding sequence ATGGACGAGCAGCGACACCCCGTCGACCACGAGCTGGTGGAGGCGGCCGCCCTCGTCGCGCGCACCCGCTCGCACGGCGACAACCACACCATGGCGGCAGCCGCCCGTACCCGTGAGGGCAGGATCGTGACCGGGGTGAACGTCTACCACTTCACCGGCGGGCCGTGCGCCGAGCTGGTGGCCATCGGCGCCGCCGCCACGCAGGGCTCGTACGAACTCGACACGATGGTCGCCGTCGGCGACCGCGACCGCGGAGTGGTGCCGCCGTGCGGCCGGTGCCGGCAGGTCCTTCTCGACTACTTCCCGGACCTCAGGGTCATCGTCGGCACAGGCGACGGCCTCCGAGCCGTTCCTGTACGGGAGTTGCTGCCCGAGAGCTATGTGTGGGCCGATCATCAGATGGACGGCGACGGCTGA
- a CDS encoding C40 family peptidase, with protein sequence MSTHRKRTKRPRPFVLAGAVFHGSAGRTAATAATLALAGAASAAASGGVAQAEPRQTPAQVKTEVDGLYQQAEAATQKYNGTKADVDRTRSSLNSLRDEAARTQDRLNTARNALGSVVSAQYRSGGLDPALQVAFSSDPDTFLDSASVAERAESRNAQAVQGVRAQLTQLGRLHSTADGRLTTLAAQQKRLARQKSEINDKLGAAKSLLGRLSAPERARYETNSLNSSGDAVGTGSAGASAGSASAVPAALLTSAAPRAATATNARAAAAVAFAYAALGKPYVWGATGPHAFDCSGLTQAAWKAAGVSLPRTTYTQINAGQRVSKSQLAPGDLVFFYSGVSHVGLYVGGGKMIHAPHPGAPVRVAPIDEMPFAGATRPA encoded by the coding sequence ATGTCCACGCACCGAAAACGCACCAAGCGCCCGCGACCGTTCGTCCTGGCCGGGGCGGTGTTCCACGGTTCCGCCGGGCGGACCGCCGCCACCGCCGCGACCCTGGCGCTCGCGGGCGCCGCATCCGCCGCCGCCTCCGGTGGCGTCGCACAGGCCGAGCCGCGGCAGACGCCCGCCCAGGTCAAGACCGAGGTCGACGGGCTGTACCAGCAGGCGGAGGCAGCGACACAGAAGTACAACGGCACGAAGGCGGACGTCGACCGGACCCGTTCGTCGCTGAACTCGCTGCGCGACGAAGCCGCCCGGACACAGGACCGGCTCAACACCGCTCGAAACGCGCTCGGTTCGGTCGTGTCGGCGCAGTACCGGTCCGGGGGTCTCGACCCGGCCCTGCAAGTGGCGTTCTCCTCCGACCCCGACACGTTCCTGGACAGCGCGTCGGTCGCGGAACGCGCGGAGTCACGCAACGCACAGGCCGTCCAAGGCGTACGCGCGCAGCTCACGCAGCTCGGCCGGCTGCACTCCACGGCGGATGGCCGGCTCACCACCCTCGCCGCGCAGCAGAAGCGACTCGCGCGCCAAAAGAGCGAGATCAACGACAAGCTCGGCGCCGCGAAAAGCCTCCTGGGCCGCCTCAGCGCACCTGAACGCGCCCGGTACGAGACAAACTCTCTGAACAGTTCCGGCGACGCGGTCGGCACGGGTTCTGCGGGCGCCTCCGCCGGCAGCGCCTCCGCCGTGCCCGCGGCGCTCCTGACATCCGCCGCACCGAGGGCGGCGACCGCCACGAACGCGCGGGCCGCCGCGGCTGTCGCGTTCGCGTACGCCGCGCTGGGCAAGCCGTATGTCTGGGGCGCGACCGGCCCGCACGCGTTCGACTGCTCCGGCCTCACCCAGGCCGCGTGGAAAGCGGCCGGCGTCTCGCTGCCCCGCACCACGTACACCCAGATCAATGCCGGCCAGCGGGTGTCGAAGTCCCAGCTGGCCCCTGGTGACCTGGTTTTCTTCTACTCGGGCGTCAGCCATGTCGGCCTGTACGTCGGCGGCGGGAAGATGATCCACGCGCCGCACCCGGGGGCCCCGGTGCGAGTGGCGCCGATCGACGAGATGCCCTTCGCGGGCGCCACCCGTCCGGCGTAG
- a CDS encoding MarR family winged helix-turn-helix transcriptional regulator gives MQDSAPLDPEQLAAYFALMEVGNMLQHAVEQQLRDDGGLSHTQFQILAVLGESPDGRERMTDIADRLVHSRSGLTYQIGRLSEAGLVTRGASSDDERSVIVTATPAGRDLLARVLPGHVEVVRRLLLGPLSGQEITDLGGVLGRVRDHMRSVPPRSAAPRRRP, from the coding sequence ATGCAGGACTCCGCGCCTCTCGATCCCGAACAGCTGGCCGCCTACTTCGCACTGATGGAGGTCGGCAACATGCTCCAGCACGCCGTCGAACAGCAGTTGCGCGACGACGGCGGCCTCAGCCACACCCAGTTCCAGATCCTCGCCGTGCTCGGGGAGAGCCCTGACGGGCGGGAGCGCATGACCGACATCGCCGACCGCCTCGTGCACAGTCGCAGCGGCCTGACCTACCAGATCGGCCGGCTGAGCGAGGCGGGACTGGTCACCAGGGGGGCCTCCAGCGACGACGAACGCAGCGTGATCGTCACGGCCACCCCGGCGGGCCGCGACCTGCTCGCCAGGGTCCTGCCCGGACATGTCGAGGTCGTGCGACGCCTCCTGCTGGGGCCGCTGTCCGGCCAGGAGATTACCGACCTCGGTGGCGTGCTCGGACGAGTCCGCGATCACATGCGCAGCGTCCCGCCGCGCTCGGCCGCACCACGCCGCAGGCCGTAG
- a CDS encoding cupin domain-containing protein, whose protein sequence is MSMAYLAQPEQQQKLEWLDGGVFSVLLDSAATDGQLTVGRFNVSKGEAPPYHVHTREDEVFMLIKGTALVWSDDQEMELSEGGIVYLPKNVPHGYRITSDTADLLMIATPGGIEGMFRHAGRDLDSPRPEGFRISPESLAEAADAYGQIVVGPPR, encoded by the coding sequence ATGAGCATGGCGTACCTCGCACAGCCCGAACAGCAGCAGAAGCTCGAATGGCTGGACGGCGGGGTCTTCTCCGTCCTCCTCGACAGCGCAGCCACGGACGGGCAGTTGACCGTCGGACGCTTCAACGTCAGCAAGGGCGAGGCGCCCCCGTATCACGTGCACACCCGCGAGGACGAGGTGTTCATGCTGATAAAGGGCACCGCCCTCGTCTGGTCCGACGACCAGGAGATGGAGCTGTCCGAGGGCGGCATCGTCTACCTGCCCAAGAACGTCCCGCACGGCTATCGGATCACCTCCGACACCGCCGACCTGCTGATGATCGCCACCCCCGGTGGCATCGAGGGGATGTTCCGGCACGCCGGACGCGATCTCGACTCGCCCCGGCCCGAGGGCTTCCGGATCTCGCCGGAGTCGCTGGCCGAAGCGGCTGACGCCTACGGCCAGATCGTCGTGGGCCCGCCGCGCTGA
- a CDS encoding DinB family protein: protein MTPTTTSDSALDAERADLLAALAAARSALTNTVRELGDDRAAESPTVSALCLGGLIKHVASIEEAWLRFVLEGPSAMRFDLPDGVTWADMADGTAREVPQWAIDHDNDFRMLPGETLSGIVARYERVAARSEEIITTLSDLSATHPLPQAPWNQPGTLWSVRRVLMHMIAETAQHAGHADILRETLDGQKST from the coding sequence GTGACGCCCACGACCACATCAGACTCAGCCCTCGACGCCGAGCGGGCCGACCTGCTCGCCGCCCTCGCGGCCGCGCGATCCGCCCTGACGAACACCGTGCGCGAACTGGGCGACGACCGTGCCGCCGAGAGTCCGACGGTCAGCGCGCTGTGCCTGGGCGGTCTGATCAAGCACGTCGCGTCCATCGAGGAGGCATGGCTGCGCTTCGTACTGGAAGGTCCATCCGCGATGCGATTCGATCTGCCCGACGGTGTGACATGGGCCGATATGGCGGACGGAACCGCACGCGAAGTCCCGCAGTGGGCGATCGACCACGACAACGACTTCCGGATGCTGCCCGGCGAGACACTGTCCGGGATCGTCGCGCGCTACGAACGGGTCGCAGCCCGGAGCGAGGAGATCATCACGACCCTGTCCGACCTGTCGGCGACGCATCCGCTGCCTCAGGCGCCCTGGAACCAGCCCGGAACGCTGTGGAGCGTACGCCGAGTGCTGATGCACATGATCGCCGAGACGGCACAGCACGCAGGGCACGCGGACATCCTGCGCGAGACGCTCGACGGGCAGAAGTCGACCTGA
- a CDS encoding helix-turn-helix transcriptional regulator: MPKTSARLLSLLSLLQARRDWPGQLLAERLQISPRTVRRDVERLRELGYPVVATKGPDGGYRLDAGAELPPLLFDDDQAVALAVALRTAATTGAGIEEAAARALNTVRQVMPVRLRHRLDALEVTAVERAGTHSRPRVDPRVLMALSAAVHAREVLRFDYDSPGPAARTVDGESPVAAPRRAEPHHLVTWGGRWYFVAWDLDRDGWRTFRVDRITPRIPTGPRFVPRELPGGDVAAFVADRFQGGLDGSGPPCRGEVILQLPASVVSGHTPDGVVEELGPDRCRLVLAAWSWASLAAVVGRYDADILVVGPPELREAFALLARRYARAAADSASESS, encoded by the coding sequence ATGCCGAAAACCTCAGCACGGCTCCTGTCGTTGCTCTCGCTCCTCCAGGCGCGGCGGGACTGGCCGGGGCAGTTGCTGGCCGAGCGTCTTCAGATCAGTCCCCGGACCGTGCGTCGCGACGTCGAGCGCCTGCGCGAACTCGGCTATCCCGTGGTCGCCACCAAGGGTCCCGACGGCGGCTACCGGCTCGACGCGGGCGCCGAACTGCCGCCGCTCCTCTTCGACGACGACCAGGCCGTCGCGCTCGCCGTCGCCCTGCGGACCGCCGCCACCACGGGCGCCGGCATCGAGGAGGCCGCCGCCCGTGCGCTGAACACCGTCCGGCAGGTCATGCCCGTACGGCTGCGTCATCGCCTCGACGCCCTGGAGGTCACCGCCGTCGAACGGGCGGGGACGCACTCGCGCCCGCGAGTCGACCCGCGCGTCCTCATGGCACTGAGTGCGGCCGTCCACGCCCGCGAAGTGCTGCGTTTCGACTACGACTCTCCCGGCCCCGCGGCCCGAACCGTCGACGGGGAAAGCCCCGTCGCGGCTCCGCGCCGGGCCGAGCCGCACCATCTCGTCACCTGGGGCGGGCGCTGGTACTTCGTCGCCTGGGACCTCGACCGCGACGGCTGGCGCACCTTCCGCGTCGACCGGATCACCCCGCGCATCCCCACGGGCCCCCGCTTCGTCCCGCGCGAACTGCCCGGCGGGGACGTGGCCGCCTTCGTCGCCGACCGGTTCCAGGGCGGCCTTGACGGCTCGGGCCCACCCTGCCGTGGTGAGGTGATCCTCCAGCTCCCGGCCTCCGTCGTCTCCGGTCACACCCCTGACGGCGTGGTCGAAGAACTCGGTCCCGACCGCTGCCGGCTCGTCCTTGCCGCGTGGTCGTGGGCCTCGCTGGCAGCGGTCGTCGGCAGGTACGACGCCGACATCCTGGTCGTCGGGCCGCCCGAACTCAGGGAGGCGTTCGCGCTGCTGGCCCGCCGTTACGCCAGAGCGGCGGCCGACAGCGCGTCCGAGTCCAGCTGA